The Manduca sexta isolate Smith_Timp_Sample1 chromosome 9, JHU_Msex_v1.0, whole genome shotgun sequence genome segment TTGAGGCTTATTACCGCGAGGAGCGGGAAGCAATGTTATACCCCGCCTTGTCTTGTTATGGATGATTCTCTACTCGGTCGAACGCGACTGTAAATCGATGTCGTAAGATGTGGTACTCGGTCTACCTCATTAGTTGACACTTAGTATTATCGCAAAGGAAATTATTGAGTGGATTGTGTAAATGTGTTGTGTGACCACCAATAGTATTATTACTGAGTATTGAGTTCACTGTATGTTTTGGCAGCAGCATTAAATTCCATCTCCCACATTGTACACTGAGACTGTTCTGCCCTCCCACAGGATAAAGTTTGTAGTGAAAAGTTAGTGTAAAATAACGGCTGCGATgcctaatttattaattttatgattgtatttttagttgtgTCTTCCAAAAGAATGCGTGCGGCAGTTTGTGATCGAGGAAGGTGTAAAGTGGGGGGCATTTCCTATTCTATTACACTATtaagtttattgcactccattATTATGCTTATGTGTAGCCGATCAGACGAGTAAAGTTGAAACAAGCATGCAAATGTCATATAAGCATCACATTATAAAGACTTGAAAATAATCTGTAGTCAAAATAATTCCACTGATGATAAATATTGTATGCTTGATTGATTGACACGAGTTCTGCGAGAGTATATTTACTtgcttacataaaaatattgaactgaTTGATGTTTATGATTTATCTGTCAATTAACATACAATGTCTGGGTGCTTCAAACTGCGCCAACAGTAAATAAAGTTAAGACTGGACTACGCTTAAAATCTGATATCTTGTTCAATTTTCTTATATGTTACTCCATGATGGAAGAACAAATAAATAGTCTAAGGAAAACACAAAAATTGCTCACTTAATAAGGTAAAATAGGACATAGatacaaaatctatatatttattatacatttgttACAACTTTACTTGTCTCTGCTGACAATGCATCAGTGTGTTTCAGGCATCTATGTGCTCGGAtacaaatactaaatatttatacccAGTGAATGGTAATCTGTAAGAAAAATATGTCATAAGTTGTGACAGattgaagaataaataaatgcaatttaatgCGATTTTTACAAAAGACACGCATAgctaaataatatgttaaaaggCTGCATATCTGTCAATTAAGATACATTAGTCGGCTACAAGCGATCCACCAATTTTACTGTAATAGTATAATGCCCGAGACATATTGTTGCACACCtaaaatatatagatgtatGTTATGATGTGGTAATGCGCGAGTCTGTCTCTCGCTAGCGTGGTGTTATTTAATGATGTTGCAGTGCGTGAGAATGATATGCTTTTCTATTAGATGTTTTACTCACAATACGACTCTGTTCCGTTGATTTTGAATACGTCATGAATATGAATTCcacaaaaaaaagcaaaaatgacatttataaataaataccccAGGCGATTTTAATGAACACGAGTTAGGAATATTGTgcgttgaataaaaaaatatttctctaacAAAATCGATCTCTTAGCCATAAGTTTGACTTCAATCTCTTGAATATTATTAGACCGTCCATCTTTGAAATTGCAACATACTGTTTGCcataaaacgataaaaaaaaacgacgGAACAGTGTTTTTTAGGGATTATGATTAAACCTAAAAATCTAGTATTCCTGATCTACTATTGTATAATGTAGTTTGTAATAAGTTTCCATAGAGGTTTTAGCTAATTTTTCATCTTGATACTCTGTCAAACAAGATTAGAGGAAGTCGGTAAATGCGAAGGTGAGCGCGTCAAATGATAGTTTAAGGTAAACTTTGTAGTGTAACGAAGGAATGTTAATTCGCGGAGTGTACCTACGCTTAAAGTGTTGACTAAAGGCATTAAAATAGATAAGTAGCCTGCTCACGGCCAAGAAGTAAAGGAATGTTGATTGACAAAGTGTACCTACTGTTAAGATGTTTGACAAAAGGCATTAATTAGTTGAAGTAGTCTGCTCACGCCGCGTCGACTCCCGCGCCTGCCCTCGCTCGCCGCCGTGGACCGggggaaattattatttacaacgtTAGATAGTCAAAATTATACTATTCATATCACTAGATTTTACTTTAGAAACGATTTTTGagtgtaattattgtaaaagtaaGTTGAATTTTTGATGAGCCGACTGGTGTTTGTTTATTGGCCTAGAATTGAGTTTATTGAATGTTTGTAACTGGTTTTgtattcgaaattattatgcTTGTTTGGTAcgttttaaaattctaaacgTGTAACAACGCTTTACTAAAACATAGAAACGTGACGTGACGCGCGCACGCCGAGTGCGGGCCCGCTGCGTCGCGCgtgtaaatataaagtatatatatattatgtattagcGAGCACACGATATGCCTTACTGGCGGAGGGGCGCGCGGGCTTCGACGTTATTGTATATaaagaacaataatattattaatataactattatacaTAGATTGTTACATTTGTAAGGTGCGAGTGCGGTGTTTGTGTACATTGAGGTGCGACGCTCGACGCACACGtgctattttctttatttactatCGAATTTAGTGTCCTAATACACTACGTATTGTCATCTTCACTTACCAGTCATGTATGTATAGACGAATACATGTTATATAGCGCGATTTTAGTCATAAATATCCaaatttagttaatattatttttaaattatttttcattttatattgattaatgACTTCTTCCTGTATCACATTGCTTGTAAGCATCACACGATGTGATCGTTTTATTTTGAGTCGGTTAGCGATTTATTGGTTAGGGACTTCAAGTTGACACCAGCGAGAAATGaatgtaaaattatgtaaaatataaacgaGATTTGTAGCTGTTTGTACACTGAAAGCGTGAGGTAGCGCCGCGCGCGaactacttttaataatattcgcTTAAATTCTCTAGTTAATGCAAACCCACGCGCGGCGTTGCCAACGAACGTTTGTTATAACTTAGCCTCCACTCTCCCTCTTAACTGACCAAGTAAATGACAATAATCTCTAGAAACAGCTTCATTCGACTCGACACCAATGCCTCTgtgttgtaaatattgtttaccATCGTACGACAGCGCAGCGATTATTGCGGCTATTTTCTTCTCCTGTGGAAAATTTTACGTCCATCGCTAATTTATAAACCCAATTAACagttttttgtatgtttgtaagagTCCTATACAATCGGCCTACAATTGTTTCCAAGCGtaaaactaaacacaaaaatatgttataaaccattaaaagaaaattgtgaTGAGTTAGAATTATTCCACAAGCCACATTCATCAATGTTATCATTTTGATATTCAGTTTCgtctattgtataaaaaaagttgtttattattacataccaAACTTCACTAGCCTGTTctgaaaattaagtgaccataacatgataattttatatagtttatcaTAACAGccaatgtataaatattatcacaTGTCGATTGCgccataaataattttaaaacattcagaTTAGAACTAGCGACGTCACACGACGGCGAAACAAATATTGGTATGGAAATGCTCTCTAGATATAAGGGACTCTTTCCCTCAGTATATTCCGCTGCGGTCACAGTATCTGAAATCTATGCACTATGGAATTGAATTTAAGAGCTGTATGTAGGCTTCTCGCAATAGACGGTCGGTACTTAAAGTTAGGCGCGTAGTATTTCGCTCGCTGTTGTAGTTGAACTCTGCCGGAGCGCTACAAATGACGTCCCGCAGACGGACGGCGGAGGCAAGAGTGTAGTGCAAAGGTGCGTAGGCGCGTCTGTCCCTACCTTCCATCGTTCGCTGTTCTAGAGTTAGGTGTTATCGGTTACGTAAGATCCCTCGACAAATCAccatcgaaaataaaatataaagtttatagaaGTACCAAACGCGTAGTTAGTTATCACGTATTATGTACattgtaactaaataatttttatattttaccattGTATAGTCGTTTATCAACAGATAGATAGTTAGCAATATTGTGACAGAAATGTGACAAGGTGCGGTACGGCGGGCGCGGGTCATTCACTAGTTTGCGACTGTTGCGGCCCGCTCGGTGCAccgttgttttctttttattttttgttatatatttaaataacacgaTCAActtgtagtttttaataattattatcattaattattatattgtaatataatcttattaatgaaaaaatcaaagtgaaagtaaataaaatagaaaggaaactagatttgtatttattttatgcatacCAACTTCCAACTAAGCATATAAAATGCATCTTCAAGGTAAGTCGCAATAACAGAACAAGTTCCAATACTGCATGAAAGAATATAAATCAAACACTTAATATCGTTTATAAAATCtacttaatataatgtaaatacatatacataaacaaaatgaaacaatatgCAATTATACCCTTTCAGATATACCCAATTAGGTAACACAGGGCGCATAAGCTCTTCCGGCATCTTCGCGAATTCTATTCCTAATATGTTGCTAAGACTCACTTTGCTTTGACAGCCCATGGCTCTCGatgcaacatattattatgtgtgaCCAAATTGAAGTTGATGTACTAGCAGAAGATTTTCTTACTAGCCCGTTGTCGGTGCGTCCTTGGCTATCACATTTGCCTCATTCATCGTTGATCAAAGATTtttacatgaataaaaaatgctataaaataagATACTGGCTTAGACTACACACTACACAATAAAGCAGTCCTCTCACATTGAGCCTCAATTTCCATATTTTCTTGATAAATACCTATGTGGTACTGGAATAATTAGGCTCAATGTGGAAAGCCCAGATAGTGTTGTGCTTAATGGTTTTTGATTTGATTGTATCGATCGAAAAAATTGCGGAGTCTTGCAATAACTTCGATTTGATATTGCATcgaaaattcattatttatgtttcaaatattgctttttttaattttaatatttgtaaataatttataagcaatttcatttcatttcgatAGGTCCCTGAGGTATTGCTTGCGTTAGTATGAAATCTGGACTTACAAGGCAGTGAAGcctaaatatatctatttagaGAAATATTTGTTGCGCTTGATACGTTATTGCGTAGGGGAGAATACAGTGGGCTCGAGGATTCGGCAGTGCATCTCCCTGATGAGCGGCACGGTGTACGCTACACACTCGTCCCAGCCCGGGTTGCGCCACGTACTCTCACGGGTTTCACGACGGGCTTGCAAATTCTTGTAGCCTGAgggaaaataatgaaatataacttTGTCTCGCTTTTAGCCTATGAGTGAGGTAACTGTGTTAAAATATGCTTTTAAAGACACAAATACCCTTGCATTTTTTTCAATACCGTGAGATTATCATAGtatagaattaaaatttgtgGTAGCTCCTAATTATTTATCACTTACACCAAATATGATGCACGTTGTAAAGTCTGCCGATCTGCGAGAAGTATCCAGCGAAAGCTTCGTTTTGAGAGCGACGGTAGGTGAGGCCTCTCGCCCAGTTGTTACCCCATTCGATCATCGTGCCCGGTTtcaaactaaacaaaatatttcaaataaatattttagttttacatttcaaaaatatgGTCTTATATACTTAAACTactgtaaaacgctctttttacagtaaacattatattagcaaaataattacagaatacaattttagacattcttttgacaacgtccagccagagagaataataatagaatagtcgccgcgtgacatatcttctcttctgccagcctgcccgcgcagccgaatacttccggaaacgcccgatgtcatcggctaggatagcggcgcgtaacactaCATTTGTCATTATACACGACTTTTAGTGTTTGACAGCCcacttatcgaggaaggctataagctttatatcgtcacgctatgaccaataggagcgcagcaataatgaaaaattttgcaaaaatggggaaaatATTACTCTCGAAAGATTACATTGCATGCGCTATGTAAACGGTTAAAGATATGCAACAAATGTGTATGATGAACCTcctaaaaagttctaaataaatattatacttaatacaatgtcccccgccgcatctgtctgcctgcatgaacgctataaactcaaaaactaccaaacggatttagatgaaatttggtatggagatagtttgagaccccgaGAAGAACATAGTCTACTTTCTAACCCAGAAAAATAGATAGCGTTACATTTGTAACGGACATTTTTATTACGGAgaaacttattcacgcgggcggagccacgggctagtttataattaaatagtaatgaatatttacctGTAAGAACGTatttcataaatgttatttggtTCGCGTGGTTCGCCGTTTGGCCAGAAACTGAAAGCTAATAAATACTGGAGATGCCTCGATCGAACCAAAGTGCCGCGCTCTTTCTCCAATGAACTATaatcctaaaaaataaattatcttactattttttttctcctcCAGAGCTATGACACCGGATAACTGGCTAGTCGTTGACACTAAgccaaattatttctatataccTACATGAAAAAGTGTGTAACTGCTCCAACAATAGTTCGGGGTAGCATAGGAGCAGGTACAAGAAGAATAAAGTTACTCTGCAATGTCCCAATCATTGATGGTGTTTAATGAAGCACATTTAAATTGCAAATTGgctgttaaatttaaataatatttaactaccTATTGATATTGTCCTAGTTTACTGTTTGTGTATCTAgggcaataaataaacaatgacaTTGTTAATAATTTGACATGCAATTGTTTCATTGACTATATTGACTTGCACAAGTAACTAGAACAAATTAATCTATTAAATTGAGGcaagtatttttatagtaagtCAACTTAATGTGAATGACAGACTTTTAATCAGCTGATTTTAAGGTGTTATTTACAAAAGCATAATTTGCATTCATTGGCAATCAATGCCACTTATTTTTTGGAGTTGAACCCCATTGGCTCCAACATTAACcactgtttaattaaattattgtgtttGGCAAATATAAGTCTTCAAAATATGGCTAATGCATGTGATATGTGTACAGCACTCACTATGATGCTAATCATATCTACAAAGTGTGATTGTGTCCAACTTACAGGATCCTgcttaaacaatattttagccttgtcaattttctcaaaacctCCTACATATCTCCACAGGTGTAGGGCCTGGTCCATGTCTCCTACAGATACAGTCCATGATCCAACTAGTTCACAGCCAATGTCTTCTTTGTGTGAGTGTATGAAGTCAACTGCTTGCTTACTGGTAACATAAAGGAATATTTCCCAGTCAGAAAGAAGATCATTGTtctatgtgaaaaaaaaaaaggatttacaGTGAAGTAGTAAGAAATGTATTTTCCCTACATTCCTTTATTGAactattatttgaaaatgggCATAATAATGcccaacagatttttcataaatatttatttttcttcgatgattaatatgtatattattagttCTCAGATCCTGAATGATTTTGtatgatacataaaaaaatactatgttagCAGAAATTTCTCAGAATAATTGTTACACTTTCTTACAGgctatttaacaaaaaaaatagtataatatgaACTTTATCAGAATTCAGGATATCAAGTAttgatattttgaatataaaaagaaatcaaattgtcaaaaaatatgttatgataagtagtaacaaaatacttaagtaagtatataattttatttttaaaatttacatattgaGAGAGTTTTCAACATAACAATGACagttatattaagtattttgtgtatttttctcATTTGAATTGTgtaatacctacctacctacctacaatCAAAATTATGAGACTGATAAGTAtacagtaacaaaataaaataagataaaatgataaataccTTGTAAGAAAGCAATTCACAAGTATATATCaatgttactttatttattggcatacatttgtataaatgtttgcATATTTAAATACACCTCAACACCTTGTACAAAAGAACTTTGAACCAAAGCTAGATATGGTCGCCAGTTTCGCCGATACTGCACTATTTATGTTGTAAACAATTTAGTTAACAACTTTAATAAATTGCAGTGAGCTATTTAAAGAATGTTGCATAATAGACATAATTTTGCCGCTAGCCGGCTGCCAATCGGCGCCAAACTTACATAAGAATAATTGTTGTACATACTAGTTTTGCAAATATCTATCCATAGAATCAGGTCTTATGTTGTGTGTTTGAAGAGCATAAATTATCTCCTTGTCACTAAGCATACGACTGTGTGATTCCTTAGTGGGCTCAATTCTTCGCACCAGGAGTTTCGAAAACCATCCATCATCTGCGTTTAATCTTGTACTCGTAGAAAACACCctataaaaataactcactTGTGCAAaatgttccaaatttaaaatgtaggtatagcACTAATTTGACACATGATAAAAATACCTTGCATTGTTTGATATAGatttacatgaaaataatattctattaagAGAACTCATTTTTAACGACGTAATAATACGAGATTGGTAATTAACGACGACTAAACTACACAATAACTCTCTGATAAAGCCGTCTTGTTATCAATAATTTGACAAAATCACTTGAAGGTTATCTCGAAATAGATGTCGCTAAACTAGTGACACCTATTCCATATGACCTATAACTGCAGCTGCCAGAGATTATGCAAAATATTGGAACTTTGGAGACTCAAACCTATTTTCGTTTCAAAACATTAATCTTAATCTTTTTAGTCTATTTTACTGAAATCCACTCGTCGGAATAAATCGTTTACATACTGACTTGAATGATTGAAGGCAGTATGGTCAAAAGACTCTAGCCTGTCCTCTGgacatttgataaaaaaaaataatggctgACAATTTAccagcctagcgcaacaaggaacaaaaaatcttttgtatggaattgacatggcatttaatggcggatactgctatctctctctctcagtacagtttctctttctattcctcaccgccattattattgtttcttgacttcctgacgttttggaatacatttgtgttttattgatttatgtttgtattatttgttattcaaacaagtaaaaatataccaaaaagtattttgttggtgtaagtgaatacgttttaaagacatgccaccaaaaaacgtttcattacgtgtgaaatttgtggagatcgagccagtcgaataaatcacaaaagcagaatatttatggcgaaatttccattggatgaggtcaggtaagcattaattagatgtttttagtcatcgcgcaaataaagtagcttagaaataatgaaaattctcattttctaattaccattatgttactagtgatgttgttattattatcgatatcgatacctgtttaaatttattaatcaatttgccctccgtggtttcacccacttaggtccagattctgtgggaacatagtgataaaaagtagtaattcgaactatctacataccaagtttaatcgcaatcattttagatttttttgcgggtacgaataataaacatacaattgcatgcacacgctttataatattagtaagatgatgactgatcatcaggacaaaaaatactaaagtcgtgtatgtgtcggtgtgtgtgtgtgtgtgtgtgtgtacttaaaaatgcgttgagcaatcaatgtgcctggtcactgtttatgattttaggcttaaatataatttaataagcaatttatttacaattaaaaaatatttccagatgccgaaagtgGGTTCAGgttgtgggaaaagaagatttgatatattttcccagagaaaagctgcatactttgaaatatgtgtgtgattctcactttaattacaaagactttaataaaaagaacaatcgccttagaaagtcagccataccatcaaaaatttgaaagctgatccacttcctgatgaaatgttgtttgaatttccgtgccatgtttttataaacaatgagtgtgacaaagaagtgtcaccatcctttgactttataattaaatattctcattgtaccttaACCtttcataagtgcaactatattagcctacatggtgaatgaaggattttattttaaaatacaattattattcaacatgtgaaagcttttcattttatttcgagtcctcattttagtccagccttgtaattatagtgctaaaatgttcactatatagcgtgagttggattgataatgtggactcgaaaatacattatatgaattttatcaaagtagcattagcgtcgattcccaccagtagaatttatcgatatcgataaaaagtgctcactactatgtattttgttcagttggtagtattgttatttgacgttcctgacgtattcttccgtgatattggtattgatacgccatgtaaattcgattttattactttgtattaagtcctgtctcttaaaacgtagtgattatattctctttgacaATTTACAGACAATAGATGaattgtcattttaatttacGAGTAAAGTTTTGCTTATTTGATTTAGCAAAAAGTCATCCAAGGTGATCATTTAGGGATTTATACAACGTCTAAAACCTCGTCATGGGTGAGTAAATCTAACGAAACGGTTAGTGTTTTTGTTTAGCTCACATAATGGTGGGCGGTGTTTGTCGGCAAGTGTTGTGATTACTATGGCGATTTACACAGCTTCGAGCGAGGTGACCAAGCTGCAGCAGCATCTAGCGCTGCTGAAGGAGGAATATGGGAAACTTCAGAGCCACTGTGCCGAAGTGGAGCGAAAGTACACCTTGGCAGCGGCTTCCGCCGGTGACCTGAGTGAGACGAGTTTCGTAGCACGACTGCTCATGACTGTAGCCACACTTTATGGCAGGGAAACATACTCCGATATCAAAATTAAGCTGCAGAACAAGTCTATGCCTGGCCACAAGTTTGTTTTGAATGCTAGATCTGATGATTGGAATGAAGCAGCTTTGCGTAATCTGGAGGAACTAGGTAAGTTcactgtttattattatgtagaaaaTATATAGGGTTGGCAAGATTATACTTTGAGATACAGATAGACCAtgccctggattaacatatagggtatttttatcctggaaagaACTCAGGGATACTTTTAAGTTGATTGGGTCGAGTAGGGAGCAATACCTATTGAATTTGAAAGGCCAATGAAACTTATCAATGTTATGAAGCTAATGCACTTATAACCaacaaacatattacatatacaGTTATAAATGTATCCTGTAGTTATCATATTCATGTACTGGTGAGGTTTATTACAATtagttaatgatttatttttttttgatatttacttaagcatgttaaaatgcaatagaattaaaaagtcaataaatataaaataatgttttactaATCCATTTCTAAGAACAATAAAGACTATATTAACagttaaaattctttatttgttaattcAGGGTCCTATTCACCCAATATTCCCATTCTTTCAGATTGGTCAACACTTCCGGATGAAGTGGGCTCAGCTTTGCTGAAATGGCTGTACACTGATGTGGTGGACCTAAGCCGGGGAGACAGTTTTGCTATGCAGTTGATGAAATGCGCCGCCGGTTTCAAGTTACATGGGTTAGTTGGGAAATGTGAACAGGCCCTTATTGCATCTGTTGGAGTTAGgtaagattaaaaattattaacaaattttatataataacacttagattaattttaattcattttactgGCAATGTTTTGAAGGCTTTTATGGTCTAATAGTcgcaaatagttttatacatacatattttgttatgaaatcTAAGCCCAAAGtagatttattatacttatagaGAAGACCTTCTGACAAAAAGACAATCTTTAATCAAGGCTGCCGTGAAATACCAATAAGTTTAGTGAATAAAGGcttttgaattgaatttgaatatttagcATGGTAACCttagtgatatttgggatttctTATCTCATAAGGAATCCTTAAAAATCACTTTCTTGTCTCACTGTCTGTTAATATGGAGGTATCATGTTAAAATTGGTTCTAAATACCTAGATGCCTATTGATGATTTGTTATAGATCCCTATGGTCCCTTTCaactgtgaaaaaatcaaacttgtaacaCAATGCAATCAAGAAATATTACTGCTTATGTcgtattttacaattttaaaagggaagtaaaattacaaaatacaatataagcaGGGTACTTCCCATTGACCCAGAAGcataaaaaatttgcaaaaaccAAAagtcttacagcacatgtaaaggaaaaaatatgacCACCATAAATATgtgctattataataaaaaaaagacaatttattattacaaacttattatttgctgTTGCTGCAATGACCATGTTGAGGTATTCAATGGCAAAGTTAAATTTATCAAGTTTATATATGTCTATATCCTTATATACTTACAAGTTTTTACGAAACTCTTGTTGCGCGAGTCAACCTCGTATTTGtttggtttttttattcatagaaaatattttgtaattttagaaCCTGCGTGAAATTTTATTCGGCTGCAGATGAAATTGGAGCAACTGCACTCAAGGAGCACTGTTCAGGTCTTATATCTGCGCACTGGGATGATCTAACAGGTAAATAAGGAATTTAACTATCTGgaatgtgtaaaaatatattggtaaaagCCCATACCTTTTTTTCTTGATTctcttaaacatatttttaaacatactttATAAATTCGTCATTTTTACaagaataattatcaaaaaagtttAGTAACAATTAATTTTGCTTTATCTATGCTTCTTTTCACAGGTGATGATTTCGCTCACATGTCATCCGCACTGCTATACCGCATGTTGAAGAGCAAGACTCCGCAGCCGCTGCACGGCGCCGTGCGTCTCATGCGGGAGGACGTCGTGTTCCTGTGCCTAGTCGAGAACCACGCTAACGTGagtatttcattataatgtattttgagGCTGATTTTAAATGCAGACTTCCCTGCAGTTAcacataacttaaaataatggATCTTTCCTTGATAAAAACACagcctaattatatttttgttatcataaACATATTACACATAGGTTGTGTATGAATTAAATAGTTCAggtatttaacttttataatcaGGAAGGGTTCCAGCCGCCGTATTATTATTACAGCATAGTATTTCTTATGTGGGTAGTCAATATgttgcataaataataatatatgtaatataaataacggCATCTAATGGGATTAAAATAAAGCTTTAATTACAATCTGTGATACTAGATGGCGCTTGCCCAATATTCAACAACAACAgaacatacaaaattatacgaTATTATGTGTGGAGGAAACgtggttattatattattatgatgattCGAGGTCAATTTGTGTGCCAAATGTGGATCTTTAATTCTATTTGCTAATTTTATCAGAGGTTTTATAACTGACTAGCTTTTCCCTGCGGTGCCGCCCGCGTGAGTAAGTTTTTTTAGGATAAGAAGTAGCCTGAAACATCcaagaataatgtagcttcctataagtaaaaaaaatttatatcgatttaatagttcctgagattagcgcgttcaaaccaACTCTTAAGCTTTATTGGTATAGATTTCTGC includes the following:
- the LOC115441369 gene encoding protein NipSnap, which translates into the protein MSSLNRILFSCKSISNNARVFSTSTRLNADDGWFSKLLVRRIEPTKESHSRMLSDKEIIYALQTHNIRPDSMDRYLQNYKQAVDFIHSHKEDIGCELVGSWTVSVGDMDQALHLWRYVGGFEKIDKAKILFKQDPDYSSLEKERGTLVRSRHLQYLLAFSFWPNGEPREPNNIYEIRSYSLKPGTMIEWGNNWARGLTYRRSQNEAFAGYFSQIGRLYNVHHIWCYKNLQARRETRESTWRNPGWDECVAYTVPLIREMHCRILEPTVFSPTQ